A single genomic interval of Nonomuraea rubra harbors:
- a CDS encoding adenosylcobinamide-GDP ribazoletransferase, producing MRLMDGLRFALGTLSVLPVRVERVDRQVAGQAMALAPAVGLLLGLLAGLALLLPAPPLLGAVLALGLLALLTRGLHLDGLADLADGLGSGKPSDQALDIMKKSDIGPFGVMTLVLMLLAQVVALADAGLWALVTACVAGRLALTWACRSGVPAARPDGLGATVAGTVHRPAVWLATVAALLATAVIGLLSAPGTGLWAWDGSDEPTRELTAHYPCMVGSCPPVDDPHPWKGVGMASQFVDVDMVAVSGGSGGLDGLSGVVVAPVALLAGLGAALLLLAHARRRLGGITGDVLGALVETATAATLVVYAILG from the coding sequence ATGCGGCTGATGGACGGGCTGAGGTTCGCCCTGGGCACGTTGAGCGTGCTGCCGGTGCGGGTCGAACGGGTGGACCGGCAGGTGGCGGGGCAGGCGATGGCGCTGGCCCCGGCGGTCGGGCTGCTGCTCGGGCTGCTCGCCGGCCTGGCGTTGCTGCTGCCCGCGCCGCCGCTGCTCGGCGCCGTGCTGGCGCTCGGGCTGCTGGCGCTGCTGACCCGGGGCCTGCATCTCGACGGGCTGGCCGATCTGGCCGACGGGCTGGGCAGCGGCAAGCCGTCCGATCAGGCGCTCGACATCATGAAGAAGTCGGACATCGGGCCGTTCGGCGTGATGACGCTGGTGCTGATGCTGCTCGCGCAGGTGGTGGCGCTCGCCGACGCCGGGCTCTGGGCGCTGGTGACGGCGTGCGTGGCGGGCCGGCTGGCGCTGACCTGGGCCTGCCGCTCCGGCGTGCCCGCCGCCCGCCCCGACGGGCTGGGTGCGACGGTCGCCGGGACGGTACACCGCCCGGCCGTCTGGCTCGCGACCGTGGCCGCGCTGCTCGCCACCGCCGTGATCGGCCTGCTCTCCGCTCCGGGCACGGGCCTGTGGGCCTGGGACGGGAGCGACGAGCCGACCCGCGAGCTGACGGCCCACTACCCCTGCATGGTGGGCTCGTGCCCTCCGGTGGACGATCCGCACCCGTGGAAGGGCGTCGGCATGGCGTCGCAGTTCGTGGACGTGGACATGGTGGCGGTGTCCGGCGGTAGTGGGGGCCTGGACGGGCTCTCCGGGGTCGTGGTGGCGCCGGTGGCGCTGCTCGCCGGGCTGGGCGCCGCCCTGCTGCTGCTCGCGCACGCCAGGCGGCGCCTCGGCGGCATCACGGGCGACGTGCTCGGCGCCCTCGTCGAGACGGCCA